From Woronichinia naegeliana WA131, the proteins below share one genomic window:
- a CDS encoding glycosyltransferase gives MPVYNGEKYLREAIDSILNQTFTDFEFLIVDDGSTDNSVEIINSYQNSRINLVKNDKNEGLVYTLNRGLSLAKGEYIARMDCDDISLPERLKKQIDFLDSNSEIAVVGTWIKVINEKEEPQTTWQYPLKPLEIQWNLYFYCPLAHPSVMFRKRIILSNGSYSPEMTHAEDYELWWRLSKKYLLANLPDILLIYRQHQSSITNEHHQSHIQKASKINQIIIEDILAKRVHYDNTYDLFYQNNKTYQQAKNNSLLTYKIYQQFQQKHNLTTSENQYLKQDTANKIYNFTRPHIRQIKSWKFILLAFYLNPYLISIFISSLSIWKKYILKIPK, from the coding sequence CCTGTCTATAACGGAGAAAAATATCTTCGTGAAGCAATTGACAGTATTCTCAATCAAACCTTTACCGATTTTGAATTTTTGATCGTTGACGACGGCTCAACAGATAACAGTGTTGAAATCATCAATTCTTATCAAAATTCTCGGATTAATCTTGTTAAAAATGATAAAAATGAAGGCTTAGTTTACACCCTTAATCGAGGTTTATCTTTAGCCAAAGGTGAATATATTGCCAGAATGGATTGTGATGATATTAGTCTTCCAGAACGACTTAAAAAACAAATTGATTTCCTCGATTCCAACTCTGAAATTGCCGTAGTAGGAACTTGGATAAAAGTCATTAACGAAAAAGAAGAACCTCAAACAACTTGGCAGTATCCCCTTAAACCATTGGAAATTCAGTGGAATCTATACTTTTATTGTCCGTTAGCTCATCCTAGCGTAATGTTTAGAAAAAGAATTATATTGTCCAATGGCAGCTACTCTCCAGAAATGACTCATGCAGAGGATTATGAATTATGGTGGCGACTGAGTAAAAAATATTTATTGGCTAACTTACCTGATATTTTGTTAATTTATAGGCAACATCAAAGCAGTATAACTAATGAGCATCATCAAAGTCACATTCAAAAAGCCTCAAAAATCAACCAGATAATTATTGAAGATATTTTAGCTAAACGAGTTCATTATGATAATACCTACGATTTATTTTATCAAAATAATAAAACCTATCAGCAAGCTAAAAATAATTCCCTATTGACTTACAAAATTTATCAACAATTTCAACAAAAACATAATCTGACAACATCTGAAAATCAATATTTAAAACAAGATACTGCAAACAAAATTTATAACTTTACTCGTCCCCATATTCGCCAGATCAAATCATGGAAGTTTATTTTATTAGCTTTTTATTTAAATCCCTATCTTATCTCAATATTTATTAGTAGTCTCTCAATTTGGAAGAAATATATTTTAAAAATCCCAAAATAA
- a CDS encoding DUF2887 domain-containing protein, producing MKTDKLFYRIFLENPSLISELLPDIPKNCEFEYSAPVIKETEFRLDGILSPTAQDLDFPLIFLEAQMQSDEGFYRRYFAELFLYLQQYPTARPWRGLLIFRSREQKLGSEKAYETLLEQQVQRLYLNDLLSLTNLSSNLGLLKLLVVRKSGVATTAKEILAKARNTQEFRQQLELIEVILANKFPTLTAEEISAMFDLKTATVKEPRLYDYLVNYWQQEGRQEEASAMVCRQLARQCGVLSSVQVEQVKALPVSQLETLGEALLDFSSLSDLDNWLQTN from the coding sequence ATGAAAACTGATAAACTTTTTTATCGTATTTTCTTAGAAAATCCTAGTTTGATCTCAGAATTATTACCAGACATCCCCAAAAATTGTGAGTTTGAATATAGCGCACCTGTGATTAAAGAAACCGAGTTTCGCCTTGATGGTATTTTAAGTCCTACGGCTCAGGATTTAGATTTCCCATTGATCTTTTTAGAAGCGCAAATGCAAAGTGATGAAGGATTTTATCGTCGCTATTTTGCCGAACTATTTCTCTATCTTCAACAATATCCCACCGCGAGACCTTGGCGAGGTTTATTGATTTTTCGCAGTCGAGAACAAAAATTAGGGTCAGAAAAAGCTTATGAAACCTTGCTAGAACAACAAGTACAAAGGCTGTATCTCAATGATCTGTTATCTTTAACAAATTTAAGTTCTAATTTGGGCTTGTTAAAATTATTGGTAGTCAGAAAGTCAGGGGTGGCGACTACCGCAAAGGAGATTTTAGCCAAAGCCCGTAATACCCAAGAGTTTAGACAGCAATTGGAGTTAATTGAGGTTATACTGGCCAATAAGTTTCCCACTTTAACAGCCGAGGAGATTTCAGCAATGTTCGACTTAAAGACCGCAACGGTCAAAGAACCCCGCTTATACGATTATCTGGTGAACTATTGGCAACAAGAAGGTCGTCAAGAAGAAGCATCCGCAATGGTGTGTCGTCAGTTGGCTCGGCAGTGTGGGGTTTTGTCTTCCGTTCAGGTGGAGCAGGTGAAGGCTTTGCCTGTTAGCCAGCTAGAAACATTGGGAGAAGCCTTACTAGACTTTTCAAGTTTATCAGACCTAGACAATTGGCTACAAACAAATTGA
- a CDS encoding glycosyltransferase: protein MKKILFFTPSCHRTGSEIVLYNLISNIDKSKFKAVGVVTYLKGELLSQFEPDIFTIDFEHSYPQILPLLERLKIKAFKQDFYQQFLTKIHKKLKPDIWYINTIIQSEVLYAAKLLDIPCIVHSHELEQMLTNLSADYIELLISYPKLIIACSKTAEKVLKRLGRNDNIEVCYPSIDTSFLDQYTDPDCKVRFREKYNLPQNAFIWLMSGTTDTNKNPIRFIELAKIIIEQYPNVYFIWLGSDSKSAMNTYLTQYSNELGISKKIRWVDSLKQKEYYQYFTTVDSLILTSSRESFSIVTLEAMYLGKPVISLDCGGPSEIIIKDTGQIINSWDNGTIAKAMIEVMSQKTDYNCITAKQQSSIFSITNQAKNWNKILLKYFS from the coding sequence ATGAAAAAAATTCTTTTCTTTACCCCCTCTTGTCACCGTACAGGCTCAGAAATTGTCCTCTACAATCTCATTTCAAATATAGATAAAAGTAAATTTAAAGCTGTTGGTGTCGTAACTTATCTTAAAGGAGAATTACTTTCTCAATTTGAACCTGATATATTTACAATTGATTTTGAACATAGCTATCCTCAAATACTTCCATTATTAGAGCGATTGAAAATTAAAGCATTTAAACAAGACTTTTATCAACAGTTTTTAACAAAAATACACAAAAAACTTAAACCAGATATTTGGTATATTAATACAATCATACAGTCCGAAGTTTTGTATGCGGCGAAACTGCTTGATATTCCCTGTATTGTTCACTCCCATGAACTTGAACAAATGCTAACCAATCTCAGTGCTGATTATATCGAGCTATTAATTTCCTATCCTAAATTAATTATTGCTTGCTCTAAAACTGCCGAAAAAGTGCTAAAAAGACTAGGACGTAACGACAACATAGAAGTTTGTTATCCTAGCATTGACACTTCGTTCTTAGATCAATATACTGACCCAGATTGTAAGGTTAGATTTAGAGAAAAATATAATCTTCCCCAAAATGCTTTTATATGGCTAATGTCTGGTACAACTGATACCAACAAAAACCCCATTAGATTTATAGAACTCGCAAAAATTATTATTGAACAGTATCCTAACGTTTATTTTATCTGGCTTGGTAGTGATTCCAAGTCGGCAATGAATACCTATCTAACTCAGTATAGCAACGAACTAGGCATCTCTAAAAAAATCAGATGGGTTGATAGTCTAAAGCAAAAAGAATATTATCAATATTTCACGACAGTAGATAGCCTTATATTAACCTCAAGTAGGGAGTCCTTTTCTATCGTTACCTTAGAAGCAATGTATCTAGGCAAACCTGTTATCAGCCTTGATTGTGGTGGCCCAAGTGAAATTATAATCAAGGATACAGGGCAAATTATTAATTCCTGGGATAATGGCACAATTGCTAAAGCGATGATAGAAGTAATGAGTCAAAAAACTGATTATAATTGTATCACAGCCAAACAACAATCTAGTATTTTTTCAATAACTAATCAAGCCAAAAATTGGAACAAAATACTATTAAAATATTTCTCTTGA